A single Carettochelys insculpta isolate YL-2023 chromosome 2, ASM3395843v1, whole genome shotgun sequence DNA region contains:
- the CDK5 gene encoding cyclin-dependent kinase 5, with product MQKYEKLEKIGEGTYGTVFKAKNRETHEIVALKRVRLDDDDEGVPSSALREICLLKELKHKNIVRLHDVLHSDKKLTLVFEFCDQDLKKYFDSCNGDLDPENVKSFMYQLLKGLAFCHSRNVLHRDLKPQNLLINRNGELKLADFGLARAFGIPVRCYSAEVVTLWYRPPDVLFGAKLYSTSIDMWSAGCIFAELANAGRPLFPGNDVDDQLKRIFRLLGTPTEEQWPAMTKLPDYKPYPMYPATTSLLNVVPKLNATGRDLLQNLLKCNPGQRISAEEALQHTYFTDFCPP from the exons GGACCTATGGGACCGTGTTCAAAGCCAAGAACCGGGAGACCCACGAGATCGTGGCGCTGAAGAGGGTGCGGCTGGACGACGACGACGAG ggcgtgcccagctctgccctgcgcGAGATCTGCCTGCTCAAGGAGCTGAAACACAAGAACATTGTCAG GCTGCACGACGTGCTGCACAGCGACAAGAAGCTGACGCTGGTGTTCGAGTTCTGCGACCAG GACCTGAAGAAGTACTTCGACAGCTGCAACGGGGACCTGGACCCCGAGAACGTCAAG TCCTTCATGTACCAGCTGCTGAAAGGCCTCGCCTTCTGCCACAGCCGCAACGTGCTGCACCGGGACCTCAAACCTCAGAACCTGCTCATCAACCGC AACGGGGAGCTCAAACTGGCCGACTTCGGCCTGGCTCGGGCCTTCGGGATCCCCGTGCGCTGCTACTCAGCAGAG GTCGTCACACTCTGGTACCGGCCCCCGGACGTGCTGTTCGGTGCCAAGCTCTACTCCACCTCCATAGACATGTGGTCGGCCGGCTGCATCTTTGCAG AGCTGGCCAACGCCGGGCGGCCCCTGTTCCCGGGTAACGACGTGGACGACCAGCTGAAGAGGATTTTCCG GCTGCTGGGAACCCCAACGGAGGAGCAGTGGCCAGCCATGACCAAGCTGCCAGACTACAAG ccgtACCCGATGTACCCGGCCACGACGTCACTACTGAACGTGGTGCCCAAGCTGAACGCCACAGGCCGGGACCTGCTGCAg AACCTGCTGAAGTGCAACCCGGGCCAGCGGATCTCGGCCGAGGAGGCCCTGCAGCACACCTACTTCACGGACTTCTGCCCCCCGtag